The Clostridium sp. AWRP genome has a window encoding:
- a CDS encoding DUF4430 domain-containing protein, with amino-acid sequence MIDVDKKKKYIIAAVAFVICAIMFTFAIKAERLYSESLMNKQSTSQEIGNKSSSSSDNKQKSNKDSSSKNSNEKITVKQGDPEENNSFQFIDTVHRNNVFLRKDVNNMDGQTVGYITEKLLDEAKINYKCTGSVSTIYFAAINGLYEKKAGRLSGWCYYVRKKGQNKFVKPNVGSGQWIYHTGDIVVWKYLQDGIHDGYSDNWK; translated from the coding sequence ATGATAGATGTGGATAAAAAGAAAAAGTATATTATAGCTGCAGTGGCTTTTGTTATTTGTGCAATTATGTTTACATTTGCTATAAAGGCTGAAAGGCTTTATAGTGAGAGCCTTATGAATAAGCAATCAACTTCTCAAGAAATAGGTAATAAATCTTCATCAAGTTCTGACAATAAGCAAAAAAGTAACAAAGATTCAAGTAGTAAAAATTCTAATGAAAAGATAACTGTTAAACAAGGAGATCCAGAAGAAAATAATTCCTTTCAATTTATTGATACAGTACATAGAAATAATGTATTTTTAAGAAAAGATGTAAATAATATGGATGGACAAACAGTAGGGTATATAACGGAAAAACTTTTAGATGAGGCTAAGATAAATTATAAGTGTACCGGATCTGTTTCCACTATATACTTTGCAGCTATAAATGGTCTTTATGAAAAAAAAGCAGGAAGACTATCTGGTTGGTGCTATTATGTTAGAAAAAAAGGTCAAAACAAATTTGTGAAACCAAATGTTGGCAGTGGACAGTGGATATATCATACTGGGGATATAGTAGTTTGGAAATACCTTCAAGATGGCATACATGATGGTTACTCAGACAATTGGAAATAA
- a CDS encoding DUF4430 domain-containing protein: MNIKGSKKKYAVAIVAFIIFVGLFILGLKANKIYSNVITNKQIASQKEQAKSTNKINKDTKSKNSTNPSTVTSDGIVKVTAKDPKSKCTFQIIDTVHGNKMILAKDVDSSMEGQNVGYITERILDNAKINYRCTGSVSTIYFAAINGLEEKKAGKLSGWCYYMRKKGDNAFHKPNVGSGQWTWHSGDVIVWRYLADGIHDGYEGDWGKSSF, translated from the coding sequence ATGAATATAAAGGGCAGCAAAAAAAAATATGCTGTAGCAATAGTGGCCTTTATCATCTTTGTAGGACTATTTATTTTAGGACTTAAGGCAAATAAAATATACTCAAATGTTATTACAAATAAACAAATAGCCTCACAAAAAGAGCAAGCAAAATCCACTAATAAAATTAATAAAGATACTAAATCTAAAAATTCAACTAATCCTTCTACTGTTACTTCAGATGGTATCGTAAAAGTTACAGCTAAAGATCCTAAGAGTAAGTGCACTTTTCAAATTATTGATACAGTCCATGGAAATAAAATGATACTTGCAAAAGATGTGGATAGTAGTATGGAAGGACAAAATGTAGGATATATAACAGAAAGAATTTTAGATAATGCCAAAATAAATTATAGGTGTACTGGTTCTGTATCTACAATATATTTTGCAGCTATAAATGGACTTGAAGAGAAAAAAGCAGGAAAACTTTCTGGATGGTGCTACTATATGAGGAAAAAAGGCGACAATGCATTTCATAAACCTAATGTAGGAAGTGGACAATGGACATGGCACAGTGGCGATGTAATAGTTTGGAGGTATCTTGCAGATGGAATTCACGATGGTTATGAAGGTGATTGGGGGAAAAGTAGTTTTTAA
- a CDS encoding Ig-like domain-containing protein, translating to MNMTKLKGKFMCLVVSLFMIVGIIGSGTASVFADGTPEKIHVSLIIDGYKGNILNETNLEANKGESVKDLLERTLKNKGIKFANASGSYVSSIDGETEFDRPQGPDKDGNKRHNDSGWKYSVNGVFPDHGLSAEYINMDGEEIHWIYVVGAWDTEGFRDVDSVKLDKESLNLDGGASDTLTATVNPSDATDKGIIWSSSDEKVATVDKTGKVTALKAGKATITAASIDNTKHFVINYTPQLATCAVTVTGDAPSVPVAGITLDKTGTVAAGKTLQLNASVQPDNATDKNISWTSDKTDIAAVDKNGVVTGVKEGTATITATTEDGQKTAACTVTVSGSDTPSVPVTGITLDKTGTVAAGKTLQLNASVQPDNATNKNISWTSDKTDIAAVDKNGVVTGVKEGTATITATTEDGKKTAACTVTVSGSDTPPAPVSVTGVTLDKTGTVIVGKTLQLNASVQPDNATNKNVSWTSDKTDIAAVDKNGVVTGVKEGTATITATTEDGQKTAVCTVTVQSDNSKAYTEVITNLINGISSNKSQLTENFGDWTAFGLERAGKSTSIPSNYLDSLTQRVKDHTKDGVLDLRQTTEYERLTLAVLACGGDPLNIAGQNLIEKIYNSDRMEDQGINAYVFGLIAMDAGNFIVPSGATWTRQKLIDSILDCRTKDGGWSYGGTSADPDMTGMAISALAPYKSQSKVSDAVNAAIDALSKIQEADGSYASWNTKNSESCSQTIIGLCANGVDPVNDSRFVKNGKNLMDGLLSFATKTKDGFGHDSTSYNGMGTDQALEALDAYNMFKAGKGSLYRGYNVNPAKNMPVKIAPVTIPTSFKVGDDAVVSVKAENISSEDSSASLILALYDNTGKFVDYVVSSQPIKSGDSTTLTDMMKLPTSGQYTLKVFVWDSMDAMNPLYDGTDISVK from the coding sequence ATGAATATGACAAAATTAAAGGGAAAGTTCATGTGCCTTGTAGTATCCCTATTTATGATTGTGGGTATTATAGGCAGTGGCACCGCAAGTGTTTTTGCTGATGGTACTCCAGAAAAAATACATGTATCTCTTATAATTGATGGATATAAAGGAAATATACTGAATGAAACAAATCTAGAGGCTAATAAAGGAGAATCAGTTAAAGATCTGTTGGAAAGAACATTAAAGAACAAGGGAATAAAATTTGCAAATGCTAGTGGAAGTTATGTATCAAGTATAGATGGAGAAACAGAGTTTGATAGACCACAAGGACCGGATAAAGATGGAAACAAGCGTCATAACGATAGTGGATGGAAATACAGTGTAAATGGAGTTTTCCCAGATCATGGGTTAAGTGCAGAATATATCAATATGGATGGTGAAGAAATACACTGGATTTATGTTGTTGGTGCTTGGGATACGGAAGGTTTTAGAGACGTGGATTCAGTTAAACTTGATAAGGAGAGCTTGAACTTAGATGGAGGAGCATCTGACACTCTTACAGCTACGGTTAATCCTTCTGATGCCACTGATAAAGGTATAATATGGAGCAGCAGCGATGAAAAAGTAGCAACAGTTGATAAAACTGGTAAAGTTACGGCTCTTAAGGCAGGTAAAGCAACTATAACTGCAGCTTCTATAGATAATACAAAACATTTTGTAATTAACTATACTCCTCAATTGGCAACTTGTGCTGTGACAGTAACTGGGGATGCACCGTCAGTACCAGTAGCAGGTATTACTCTTGATAAAACAGGAACGGTAGCAGCAGGAAAGACTTTGCAGTTAAACGCATCAGTGCAGCCAGATAATGCAACAGATAAAAATATAAGCTGGACAAGTGATAAAACAGATATAGCAGCAGTAGATAAAAATGGAGTTGTAACAGGAGTAAAAGAAGGAACAGCAACTATAACAGCAACAACAGAAGATGGTCAAAAAACAGCAGCTTGTACTGTAACAGTAAGTGGAAGTGATACACCGTCAGTACCAGTAACAGGTATTACTCTTGATAAAACAGGAACGGTAGCAGCAGGAAAGACTTTGCAGTTAAACGCATCAGTACAGCCAGATAATGCAACAAATAAAAATATAAGCTGGACAAGTGATAAAACAGATATAGCAGCAGTAGATAAAAATGGAGTTGTAACAGGAGTAAAAGAAGGAACAGCAACTATAACAGCAACAACAGAAGATGGCAAAAAAACAGCAGCTTGTACTGTAACAGTAAGTGGAAGTGATACACCGCCAGCACCAGTATCAGTAACAGGTGTTACTCTTGATAAAACAGGAACGGTGATAGTCGGAAAGACTCTGCAGTTAAATGCATCAGTACAGCCAGATAATGCAACAAATAAAAATGTAAGCTGGACAAGTGATAAAACAGATATAGCAGCAGTAGATAAAAATGGAGTTGTGACAGGAGTAAAAGAAGGAACAGCAACTATAACGGCAACAACAGAGGATGGTCAAAAAACAGCAGTTTGTACTGTAACTGTTCAAAGTGATAATAGCAAGGCTTATACAGAAGTTATAACAAATCTTATAAATGGTATAAGTTCAAATAAATCTCAATTAACTGAAAATTTTGGGGATTGGACAGCCTTTGGACTTGAAAGAGCGGGCAAGAGTACAAGTATTCCTAGTAATTACTTAGACTCATTGACTCAAAGAGTTAAAGATCATACAAAAGACGGAGTATTGGATTTGAGACAGACTACTGAATATGAAAGACTTACTTTAGCAGTACTTGCATGTGGAGGAGATCCTCTAAATATAGCAGGACAGAATCTTATAGAAAAAATATATAATAGTGATCGTATGGAAGATCAAGGTATAAATGCCTATGTATTTGGTCTTATAGCAATGGATGCTGGTAATTTTATTGTACCAAGTGGTGCAACATGGACAAGACAGAAGCTTATAGACAGTATTTTGGATTGTAGAACTAAAGATGGAGGATGGTCTTATGGTGGTACTAGTGCAGATCCTGATATGACAGGTATGGCAATTTCAGCTCTGGCACCATATAAATCTCAGAGTAAAGTAAGTGATGCCGTAAATGCAGCGATAGATGCATTGTCAAAGATTCAAGAAGCTGATGGAAGTTATGCATCTTGGAATACAAAAAATAGTGAAAGTTGTTCTCAAACTATAATAGGTCTTTGTGCAAATGGTGTTGATCCTGTTAATGACAGTAGATTTGTAAAAAACGGTAAGAACTTAATGGATGGGTTATTGAGTTTTGCTACAAAGACAAAAGATGGATTTGGACATGATTCTACCTCTTATAATGGTATGGGTACAGATCAAGCACTTGAAGCATTAGATGCTTATAATATGTTTAAGGCAGGAAAAGGATCTTTGTATAGAGGATATAATGTAAATCCTGCTAAAAATATGCCGGTAAAAATAGCACCAGTTACAATTCCAACTTCATTTAAAGTTGGAGATGATGCGGTGGTAAGCGTAAAAGCAGAAAATATATCTTCTGAAGATAGTTCTGCATCATTAATATTGGCACTATATGATAACACTGGAAAATTTGTAGACTATGTTGTTTCAAGTCAGCCTATTAAAAGTGGTGATTCAACTACTTTAACTGACATGATGAAGTTACCAACATCCGGACAATATACATTAAAGGTTTTTGTTTGGGATTCCATGGATGCAATGAATCCTCTTTATGATGGTACAGATATATCTGTAAAATAG
- a CDS encoding ABC transporter ATP-binding protein, whose translation MSYIEINNLNFTYPLEKKRSLKDINLSLEKNDFLLIAGRSGSGKSTLARAIIGTVPNFYGGTIGGEIKIDGKDVGNMSHKDRAENITMVFQDPERQLMMNKVHREIAFGLENVGADEDVIKRRVYEALQFTGILHLANRDVTSLSGGEKQKVAVASALVYMPRCIILDEPTSQLDPSSAEEMLNLVKKINEELGITVIVIEQRVNRWFDTVDSIAIMNDGKLKLFDDKKDFYYNCDERQFMFMPDYLKFFKKNNFKSMPKDFKDARVKILNTDFSLKNEEKAADKETNESVILFTKKLNCKYDNKEVLENLNFEIKNGEFISIMGANGAGKSTLLKCIMGLKDYEGTIKLYDKNVKKMNIREVAHHVGYVSQNPNDYLSKDSVYEEIKFTMDNYGIYDEDTIENVLRELEIYELREKNPRDLSGGQRQRVAIASILVLRPEIILLDEPTRGLEGELKDKLGKLLQNLNEKGTTIILVTHDTDFASKFCRRYMIMFNGSIVADGSKEKVLGDGIFYTTSINKLLRDKDKNIFTLEDALRRCVV comes from the coding sequence ATGTCGTATATAGAAATAAATAATTTAAATTTTACATATCCATTGGAAAAGAAAAGGTCATTAAAAGATATAAATTTGTCCCTTGAAAAAAATGATTTCCTTCTTATAGCAGGAAGATCAGGCTCAGGAAAATCAACGCTTGCTAGAGCTATTATTGGCACAGTACCTAATTTTTATGGGGGAACCATAGGCGGTGAAATAAAAATAGATGGAAAAGATGTAGGAAATATGAGCCATAAGGATAGAGCAGAAAATATAACTATGGTTTTTCAAGATCCTGAAAGGCAGCTTATGATGAATAAAGTACATAGAGAAATAGCTTTTGGACTTGAAAATGTAGGTGCAGATGAAGATGTTATAAAGAGGAGAGTTTATGAGGCACTTCAATTTACTGGAATACTTCATTTAGCTAATAGAGATGTAACTTCCCTATCTGGAGGAGAAAAGCAAAAAGTAGCAGTGGCTTCTGCACTTGTATATATGCCAAGATGTATAATTTTGGATGAGCCTACTTCACAGCTTGATCCATCATCTGCAGAAGAAATGCTTAATTTGGTTAAAAAAATAAACGAAGAACTTGGAATAACGGTTATAGTTATAGAACAAAGAGTAAATAGATGGTTTGATACTGTAGATTCTATAGCTATTATGAATGATGGAAAATTAAAATTGTTTGATGATAAAAAGGATTTTTATTATAACTGTGATGAAAGGCAGTTTATGTTTATGCCAGATTATCTTAAATTTTTTAAAAAAAATAATTTTAAAAGTATGCCTAAAGATTTCAAAGATGCCCGGGTAAAAATTTTAAATACTGACTTCAGTTTGAAAAATGAAGAAAAGGCAGCTGACAAAGAAACAAATGAATCCGTTATATTATTTACAAAAAAATTAAATTGTAAATATGATAATAAGGAAGTATTAGAAAATTTAAATTTTGAGATAAAAAATGGAGAATTCATAAGTATAATGGGAGCTAATGGTGCAGGAAAGAGTACTCTTTTAAAATGCATAATGGGACTTAAGGATTATGAAGGCACAATAAAGCTTTATGATAAAAATGTAAAAAAAATGAATATAAGAGAAGTGGCACATCACGTAGGATATGTATCCCAAAATCCAAATGACTATTTATCAAAAGATAGTGTTTACGAAGAGATTAAATTCACTATGGATAATTATGGCATATATGATGAAGATACAATTGAAAATGTGTTAAGGGAACTTGAAATATATGAATTGAGAGAGAAGAACCCTAGAGATTTAAGCGGTGGTCAGCGTCAGAGAGTAGCAATAGCAAGTATACTTGTTTTACGTCCTGAAATAATTTTATTAGATGAACCTACACGAGGACTTGAAGGTGAGCTTAAGGATAAGTTAGGGAAATTGCTTCAGAATTTAAATGAAAAGGGTACTACTATTATACTTGTAACCCATGATACGGATTTTGCCAGCAAATTTTGTAGAAGGTATATGATTATGTTTAATGGAAGTATTGTAGCAGATGGTAGTAAGGAAAAAGTGCTTGGAGATGGAATATTTTATACCACATCAATTAATAAACTGCTTAGAGATAAAGATAAAAATATATTTACATTAGAAGATGCACTTAGAAGGTGTGTAGTATGA
- a CDS encoding cell wall-binding repeat-containing protein: MKKVVSKLVVFLCTLSVAMSGFEVTTMADASKDSTSGTIVKDRIYGSNRIETSLKISQNGWPNGANTVVLAQGYGYADALCAAPLAKKLNAPIILSGQNALSDNIMSEIKRLKATQVFLIGGAASLSENIVAQLKSLGISDIQRLGGTNRYETSVKIAQKVGNADSIVVASGNGYADSLSIAPIAASKGMPILLSGSDNLSSEVSNYIKNNNVKKTYVVGGTASIGDSVKSVLPNAERLGGATRFETNLAILKNFKSDLKFSHVYIAEGDGPSGNEFADALSGSALAAQKSAPMVLVYKSVAANTSNFIKSNMSGNVVLTALGSTAVVPDSILDELEGISKGTSSTVDAALDSAINKILSEGVEGEWQALGVSEYGKTVPESYLTNLKKNYKSMLHQPTDYERITLALMAIGQDPTNFDGFNFIEKIYNNKELADQGINAYVFALIALDSGNFTIPSNAVNSRPSLVKEILAERTIDGGWSYGGVTADPDMTAMALISLAPYTNEPDVKSAVDKAFDKLSSLQQISDGGYSSWGTANSESASQVVIALCANGIDPTSKAFTKNGKTPIDSILSYEVEGGGFCHVKGTGYNGMATEQAVQALEAYRMFKGQSGKCIYRFK; encoded by the coding sequence ATGAAAAAAGTTGTTAGTAAATTAGTTGTATTTTTGTGTACATTAAGTGTTGCAATGTCTGGTTTTGAAGTAACTACAATGGCAGATGCTTCAAAAGATTCTACCAGTGGAACTATAGTTAAGGATAGAATCTATGGAAGTAATAGAATTGAAACGTCACTTAAAATAAGTCAAAATGGATGGCCGAATGGTGCTAATACAGTTGTTCTAGCACAAGGGTATGGTTATGCAGATGCTCTTTGTGCAGCACCTCTTGCTAAGAAGCTTAATGCACCAATAATTCTTTCAGGACAGAATGCATTAAGTGATAACATTATGAGTGAAATAAAAAGACTTAAAGCAACTCAGGTATTTTTAATTGGAGGAGCAGCTTCGTTATCTGAAAATATAGTAGCTCAATTAAAAAGTCTTGGAATAAGTGATATACAAAGACTTGGAGGAACAAATAGATATGAAACTTCAGTGAAGATAGCCCAAAAAGTTGGTAATGCAGATAGTATTGTAGTTGCCTCAGGAAATGGTTATGCGGATAGTCTTTCTATAGCGCCTATAGCTGCAAGTAAAGGTATGCCAATACTTTTGTCTGGAAGTGATAATCTTTCAAGTGAAGTAAGTAATTATATAAAAAATAACAATGTAAAAAAGACTTATGTAGTGGGTGGAACTGCTTCTATAGGAGACAGTGTAAAAAGTGTATTGCCAAATGCAGAGAGATTAGGAGGGGCTACAAGATTTGAAACAAATCTTGCTATACTTAAGAATTTTAAATCAGATCTTAAGTTTAGTCATGTATATATAGCAGAAGGAGATGGACCTAGTGGAAATGAATTTGCAGATGCACTTTCAGGTTCAGCTCTTGCAGCACAAAAATCTGCACCTATGGTACTGGTTTATAAAAGTGTTGCTGCCAATACTTCAAATTTTATAAAATCTAATATGTCAGGTAATGTAGTGCTTACAGCTTTAGGAAGTACTGCAGTAGTGCCGGACTCAATTTTGGACGAGCTTGAAGGAATATCTAAGGGAACTTCTTCAACTGTAGATGCTGCTTTGGATTCAGCTATAAATAAAATACTTTCAGAAGGAGTGGAAGGTGAGTGGCAAGCTTTAGGAGTGTCAGAATATGGTAAAACAGTTCCAGAAAGCTATTTGACTAATCTTAAAAAGAATTATAAATCAATGCTACATCAACCTACAGACTATGAAAGAATTACCCTGGCACTTATGGCTATAGGACAAGATCCTACAAATTTTGATGGGTTTAATTTTATAGAGAAAATTTATAATAATAAGGAATTGGCAGATCAAGGTATAAACGCTTATGTATTTGCACTTATAGCACTTGATTCTGGAAACTTTACTATACCATCAAATGCTGTAAACAGTAGGCCTAGTTTAGTTAAAGAAATATTAGCTGAAAGAACAATTGATGGTGGGTGGTCTTATGGAGGTGTTACTGCAGATCCTGATATGACAGCTATGGCGCTTATATCTCTTGCACCTTATACTAATGAACCAGATGTAAAATCTGCAGTAGATAAAGCTTTTGATAAACTTTCTTCTCTTCAGCAGATTAGTGATGGAGGATATTCATCTTGGGGTACAGCTAACAGTGAAAGTGCTTCTCAAGTTGTAATAGCTCTTTGTGCAAATGGTATAGATCCAACAAGTAAGGCATTTACTAAAAATGGGAAAACACCTATAGACTCAATTTTAAGTTATGAAGTTGAAGGCGGTGGATTCTGTCATGTAAAAGGAACAGGCTATAATGGAATGGCAACAGAACAAGCGGTTCAAGCACTTGAAGCGTATAGAATGTTTAAGGGGCAATCAGGAAAATGCATATATAGATTCAAGTAA
- a CDS encoding ECF transporter S component, giving the protein MKKLIIIITAIIIVVLMALTVKSDFQTGVSSMCMIGVFVILFMSYFYFEKSNAGTKEIAIIATLSAFATVGRIAFAPIPNVKPVTFLVALTGFVFGPYEGFLVGSTTAFLSNIFFGQGPWTPWQMFSWGLVGIIAGFWGKRGKKVSAFKFSVVCFLFGFMFDWIMDLQYVIGFIKPLNFWTFIGGYVSGLTFDVLHGGSSFIFSIIFYGSFLPVFQRYKRKLIISYIK; this is encoded by the coding sequence ATGAAGAAATTAATAATTATAATTACTGCTATTATAATTGTAGTGCTTATGGCACTTACAGTAAAAAGTGATTTTCAAACTGGTGTTTCATCTATGTGTATGATAGGTGTATTTGTTATATTATTTATGAGTTATTTTTATTTTGAAAAGAGCAATGCAGGTACGAAGGAAATAGCTATTATAGCTACATTAAGTGCTTTTGCTACTGTTGGAAGGATAGCTTTTGCTCCCATACCAAATGTAAAGCCTGTTACGTTTCTTGTTGCATTGACCGGTTTTGTATTTGGACCTTACGAAGGATTTTTGGTTGGGAGTACTACAGCATTTTTGTCAAATATATTTTTTGGGCAGGGGCCATGGACCCCATGGCAAATGTTTTCTTGGGGACTTGTAGGAATTATAGCAGGCTTTTGGGGCAAAAGAGGAAAAAAGGTATCTGCCTTTAAATTTTCAGTAGTGTGTTTCTTATTTGGATTTATGTTTGATTGGATTATGGATCTCCAATATGTAATTGGATTTATAAAACCGTTAAATTTTTGGACGTTTATAGGAGGATATGTATCTGGACTGACTTTTGATGTACTTCATGGAGGGAGTTCCTTTATATTTTCAATAATATTTTATGGCAGTTTTTTGCCTGTATTTCAACGTTATAAGAGAAAGCTTATTATAAGTTATATAAAATAA
- a CDS encoding energy-coupling factor transporter transmembrane component T, whose product MLKSGWILQPFFKQLKEVKPKMTNDNEQIKFLSKKESVKRYIDFKQYHVLTVSLVFLSMMIIIFSTDNPVVLASVYVFIIPIIIFCKEKHRFKTGFYYFIPIAILIIGINMLFVSSGSTTLFYLFHKRFTLEAIIYAVVMCFKFLAMIYLFFILEIMIDSDEAVSYFSSIMPKSTLMLMISFKLIPTMKDRFKNLKEIYEIRGVIFNKKKAKEKASSYVPVMSVLLEDSMEGSFDIGESAYVRGFLSGHRSVYERQELKVRDWKVIALSIALMIFFGISQFKKWVEFNIYDGVSSVNFFNIGIAVIFVFIAIITFTIIFNSEETSYVVYRNK is encoded by the coding sequence ATGTTAAAGAGTGGCTGGATTTTACAGCCATTCTTTAAGCAGTTAAAGGAAGTGAAGCCCAAAATGACTAATGATAATGAACAAATTAAATTCTTATCTAAAAAGGAGAGTGTCAAACGTTATATAGATTTTAAGCAGTATCATGTACTTACAGTTTCCTTAGTGTTTCTCTCCATGATGATAATTATATTTTCTACAGATAACCCAGTGGTACTTGCTTCCGTATATGTGTTTATTATTCCCATTATAATATTTTGCAAAGAAAAGCACAGATTTAAAACAGGGTTCTATTATTTTATTCCAATTGCTATTTTAATAATAGGAATAAATATGCTTTTTGTAAGTTCAGGAAGTACTACTCTTTTTTATCTTTTTCACAAAAGATTTACGCTAGAAGCTATAATTTATGCGGTAGTTATGTGCTTTAAGTTTTTAGCTATGATATATCTCTTTTTTATACTTGAAATTATGATTGATTCAGATGAAGCGGTTTCGTATTTTTCTTCTATAATGCCTAAATCTACTTTAATGCTTATGATAAGTTTTAAGCTTATTCCAACTATGAAAGATAGATTTAAAAATTTAAAAGAAATTTATGAAATAAGGGGAGTAATATTTAATAAGAAAAAGGCCAAAGAAAAAGCATCAAGCTATGTACCTGTAATGTCAGTGCTTTTGGAAGATTCCATGGAAGGGTCTTTTGATATAGGAGAATCTGCTTATGTTAGAGGATTTTTGAGTGGTCATAGAAGTGTGTATGAGAGACAGGAACTTAAAGTTAGGGATTGGAAAGTAATAGCTTTAAGTATTGCTCTTATGATATTTTTTGGTATATCTCAGTTTAAAAAGTGGGTTGAATTTAATATATATGATGGCGTAAGTAGTGTAAACTTTTTTAATATTGGAATAGCTGTAATTTTTGTTTTTATAGCAATTATTACATTTACAATAATTTTTAATAGTGAGGAGACGAGTTATGTCGTATATAGAAATAAATAA